Part of the Sorghum bicolor cultivar BTx623 chromosome 1, Sorghum_bicolor_NCBIv3, whole genome shotgun sequence genome, GGCTTTGTCTAAGGGACCAAGAGTTGGTTTACCCTAACAATATTGTATTTGACTCGCCTTTGGAGCATGAGAGCTATGTTCATCACTGGATCGAGGAGAGGATTGACTTCAGGCCATCCTTCAGCATCAAATTCTACCCAGGAAAGGTATAGTAGCTATGCACCTTGTAATTTCTATGTCAAACCGAGAGGATATCAACACAAATTAGTGACTTGAATTATCTTGTCACTCTCCTGTTGCACTTTGCTTTTTTTTCGGTCCAGTAAGACCTGAATGGAGTTTGTTTCAAACTGATTGTTTTATCCAATGTGAGCCGTTGGGTTATCTAGCACTTCATTCAATTTCTTTGACGAGTTCTGCTCCTTTCCTGTAGCTAACCTAAGCATTTAAGAGAAACTTTGTTCAGTGCCTGATGCATGCAGACCTTGCTTCTGTTAGCTGTTAGCTCCATCCGACAATATTCATGCCTTGCATCTCTTATTTTTGCTTTGCTACTTAAGATAACAAGATAACCTGACTCTTTTTTTATGATGCAGTTTTCTAAAGAAATGAGAAGCATTCTTCCTGTTGGAGATATTACAGAATGCATTCCAGATGAAGTTGCTGACATTGCTGTATTGGAAGAGCCCGAGCATCTGAATTGGTACCACCATGGGCGAAGATGGAAAAATAAGTTCCGGCGAGTTATAGGAATTGTTCATACAAATTATCTAGCATATGTAAGGAGAGAAAAGAATGGTCAAGTTATCGCTTGTTTCCTCAAGTATGCTAACACTTGGGTAACTCGAATCTATTGCCACAAGGTAATCGCATGAGTATGCAACTATGCATATCTACACTAGATCATTTCTTTCGATTAAATTTCTCTGGTAAACCTTGTCTATGATGGCACTTCTTTCTTGACATAAGTTAACAATCTACAATATTGTGTTTTGTGATAAATAGAAATATGTGAATAAATGTGTTTACTTGCTATTCATAATTctgaatgcatgcatgcaagccAAAAATATATTCTTCAGATATAGTACCAATATtcttgttagtgataaccctatctATCTCCTGGTCTTATGCTGTGAATACAATAGGTGCCTTTCCCTAAAAAAAATAGTTGGTACTGTGTATAACTTATAAGTAACAAAGATGAATGAGAAAAGCTGCTTAATTTTGGGGCTGTCTACACAGTGTTCAAGTGTTtttaggagaaaaaactcttgAATTTTTACCCTAGATCATTCATCCAATGATCACCGCATCTTCTTCCTCGGTATTTCTTCTACCTTGGCCACCTTCACAGCTTGCACAGCACAGACCAAAACTTTGCGATCTGCTCGTCAGCAAGCTCATCTAGTTCATCATGCCCCCATTCCATACTCCTCCCATCACCAGCAACTCTCGCTGCCGAATTCGTGACCGCAGCTCGCTACCATGCTAACCTCTCTTGGTTTTATGCCACCGCCCTAACCCTGCGCATCGGCTGTCCTCCACTACCCTGGTCGCGCCCTCTCCGCTTGCTATCCCACCcatccaccgcctccaccaccgtGCTGGCCTTCCTCCCCTGGTCCTGCTTCTACGCCTGGGTAAATATGAGATCCCTAGCCTCCAAACCCCCATATCCCTAACCCTAAACCCACAGACCCTCACTGGAGAAGCCTCCTCCTTGAACCCTTAAagaaaaatcatgtgttgggttcCTATGAAACACTCTGAGGTTAGGATAGAGCTTAGCACACTGATTATTTTAGTGGATTGGTAATTATGGAAGCTCCAAAATGACTACATTTTTAACGACGCCTCCCCAGATTTGATTTGGCTGGTTCATTCTATTTTGGAGGATCTTTGTGGTGTGCTTCTGGGGCTAAAAGCTTCAGGATTTGGTTGTACAGAAGGCTAGAGGTGTTTTAACCTAGTTGCTGTCCTTTCTGGTTGTTTTTCACTCCTGTTTTACGAACTGGTGTTGGGGGTGTTGAACTGTTGATGTATGCAGCATTGTGTTGGAAATGTGGGGTTTCCTTTGTGTTTGTCTTTTCTTCTCCTTAAATGAAATGATGCACGGCATATTTGAGGAAAAAAATTCTAGTATGTAGAGTTGAATTGAGAAATGCAAGTACGATAATTTCTGCACTAGCGAGAGAATCGAACACTGCGAAACTTgtcaatgattttgtaagatcTGGTGTGCTGCTCCACCAATGGGATGTGAACATATGCAATCAGTATTAGATTTGGTTATGGATGATTTGTTTTAGTTCTAAATACAAAGGGCGAGCAAGAGTATGGATTTTGACacataatttttttaatttaaattTCAATCATGATGGGGTATGCTAGGAATAGGCATACTTTCCTTTTAAGTAGCTAACCTTActgtagaagcacaattagatacTTATGTACAAATATTCTAGAAGAGTTTTATGGTGGTACCCAGTCATGGTCGCCTCTTGCTTACTTAATGAACTTATAACAATGTTCAGTATTTGCATGCAATGTTATCTTATATTGCTACAATACTAAGTATAAAATGAGGTTCAAGAGATATGTCACTTATGTACCTTGTAGTTCTCTCATATAAATGCATTTGCTCGTTTTCCTTCTCCTCCTATAAAAAAATGTTGAATTTGGAAAACTGAACACCCAGTTATCATCCTGTGCTGATTGATTGAGCCATGTACAAAATTATCCTGATCTTAATGCAGATTATCAGATTGTCAGGTGCCACCCAAGATCTGCCCAGGTCTGTTATATGCAATGTCCATGGTGTTAATCCAAAATTTCTTGAGGTAGGCAAGCTAAAGTTGAGGCAGCTGCAGAATGGGGAGAAAGCCTTCACAAAAGGGGCATACTACATCGGGAAGATGGTATGGAGCAAGGGATACAGGGAGCTTCTTGATCTGCTATCCAAATATCAGAGCAAGTTGGTTGGTCTTGAAGTGGATTTATATGGTAGCGGAGAAGATTCTGATGAGGTCTGTGAATCTGCCAAACGTTTAAGTTTGTCTATCAATGTTCATCCTGGTCGTGATCATGCAGATCCCTTGTTCCATGAGTAAGTTTCTTATTTACTATACTCATTCCGTCTTATTCTGTTAGACATTTGTACATGTGTAACATGCCTAATACATCCCTCTGTTCTAAGTTAAGAGTTTGAATGCAAAATCGGTATTGCCATTGTCAAGAGTCAAGACAGTAAAAGCAATTTCTTCTTCAGTTTTCTGTCAACATTATTAGATAAATATGTAAGTTTTGTGATCTTAGTGAACTAAAACACAGGTTACACAAAGTTATGTAAACGAGATTAAGGAATGAGTGGGGTAATGTTAGGTGACCTGATAGTTTCATAATAAGATTTAACATTTCTGATGCACTTAGGATACACCAACTGTTTGTGCTCAACTGAAAGTTTGAAACACTGATTCTCCGACAGGTACAAAGTATTCATCAATCCCAGCACCACAGATGTGGTCTGTACGACCACCGCTGAAGCGCTGGCAATGGGGAAGATAGTTATATGTGCCAATCACTCGTCAAATGAGTTCTTCAAGCAGTTCCCCAACTGCCGTATCTATGACAATGAAGACGAATTTGTACAACTAACACTGAATGCTCTATCAGAGCAGCCTGCTCCATTGACAGACGCGCAGAGGTACGAGTTGTCATGGGAGGCTGCGACTCAGAGATTCATTGAGGCTGCTGATATAAATCCTCATGTGCCGGAGTCCAGGACCCATCAAAGCTCGAGGGCTTTGTTGCCTGCTtttctaagaactcgtaaaCTGAAACAGAACTTAGAGGACGCATCAGTTTACCTGCACCAAGCCCTCTCAGGTCTGGAAGTCACTCGCTGTGCGTTTGGTGCTGTTCCTAAGACGCTGCAGCCTGACGAGGACCTCTGTAAAGACCTTGGTTTGGCTCCTCCTGTAAATAGGAAAAGGCTGAAATTTAAGATGACGTAATGTTTGTGACTTATACCAACTAGTACTTCATGTTCTAGTCCAAAGGAAAATACTAGTACTTCATGTTTGAAAATACTAGTACTTCATGTTTGCGTTGCTTCGCTTCATGTACAGCACACTGTAGACTGTTGTAGacatttatatttttcttctcAAAAGGGACATTAACAGACAATCCGGAGGGATTCTTTTGACTATTAACTACTGGAACGTGTGAACTGGATTAGTACATTGTAAATTGGTCTGTTAGCTTTTAGGGCTAGGGATTCTTTGAACAGTGCTGTAATTCTGTGAGTCGGTTAATGGATCGTAATGAACTGTGAGGTATGATGTACTCGCGCTGGTAGCGCTGCCAACGCTTACGCCGTATGGTTTTACGGCTATATAAAGCGTGCTGATCACTCGATTATTCACGTCCGTATGCATAGGTATTTGTAGTTGATGATCATTTAGGTCCTCTTTTGAATGCAGGTTTTTTTCTGTTTCCTGTGTTTTTCCTATGAAAATTATCTGATTCTTATAAAATTTCTGTCCTGTGTTCTAAAGGGCAAGTTAGGCCttttttagtttccaaaaaattttgcaaaaatttttagatttttcatcacattaaATGTTTAGACGtacgtatgaagtattaaatatagacgaaaataaaaactaattgcacagtttggtcggaattgacgagacggaaCTAGTTcatgatcggacaatatttatcaaatacagacgaaaatgctacaatatcaatttctcaaaaaaaatatagaactaaacaacgccttaTTTGAGTCCGTCAGCGTCAGTATCGAGTGATCAGCAAAAGGCAGGCAAGCTTTTTATTCGCCGTCATGTATCAGAAACGTAGGAGTGCCGATAGGAGCAGTGAGGTCACATATACTCCAGTATAATAATTAGCTAACCACCCCATGAGCCCATGGGCATGGGCCATGGTAGATCCACAAGCAAGCTGCTTCATTAAAAACTTAAACTAAGACCGGACTCATTAATTAGAGAGGTCACTTGTCTTCCCTGAAAAGCGATCATTGCCAGCTTTATAGACCACCTGGTTTAATTAGCCACTGTCACCATCCATCGATGTGGAGACAGCTGGCTCTCTTTCGATTCCGGCCGTCCTTTCCTTCGAGCCCGCACGATCCTGGCCGTCCATCCAATCACGCCGCAGCCCGCGCGGCCGGGGCGTGAGCATCCCCGTCCCCCGCTTGCCGCTTTTGCCAAACAGCGACGCGCGAGCCACGCGGGCCAGACTGCCAGAGCCTCTCGCCTAGCGTATCTGCCGTGCGGAGATCCTGCTGTCCCAGCGGGCCCCACGCACAAGAACACCCTATTCACGCCCCGGGCCCGATACGTGTCCGGTGCACCAGCCGCCTGACGTCACTGCTGCCCGGCGACGCGTCCGCTCCCACCGCCCTCGTACGACAAGAGGCGCTGACGCGGCAGCGCCCGCGGGCGGCCCATGTGCGCAAGTTGGGCCACTTGCCGGTGGGGTCACGCCGAGGAAGCAATGCGCCTTTCGTATTTGCGGCGGGGAGTGTCGCGGTCGGCGCCTCGGCGGGCCGCGCTCACGTGGCGCGCGATGCGGCGCGGTCGCGTCCTCGCGATCGCGAGAGCCGGAGAGCAGCGGCACGCTAGGTCGCTAGCGCCAGCTTAATACGCTGGGTCTGGTTTTGCCGTTTTGCTTCGTTTTTCCTTGTGCGGCTGCGGGGCGGGCGGGCAGTTTGCTCTGGGCAAACCGGGGGTTCCTGATGGCGTATACTTGCGCAGGTTTTTCGGTGGAAAGTGGTGAGCTAGGAAAACGTACGAAAAAAGCGGTGGTAGTACCTGAAATGTCGTCCCTATCTGGCATGATGTggctctgtttttttttcttctaattGACGCAAATCTTTTAGAGCCTGTTTGTTGGAATTAGCTTGATTATCAACAATGACTTTGTTATAGAATTTGAACTTCGTATTTTCTTTTCATGACCGCCACAAAGGGTTTTTTTAAGGAAGAACATTAGAAGCTTTTTTGCACTGGAATGAtcttagattaaaaaataaaatctatAACATACAAGGAAATTTGTCTCCTCTCACATGTTGCACGGCTTAATTTTTCCACCACTACATCTTCTTCAACAAGTCTTATTCTTTCTTAAATCTCTCATACGATATATCATTCTGAGTGTGACGTAtgactctctttttttttctctttcttcttccctcTCATCCTCCTATTTAGGCAGCTCCTCATGGATCTATCGCCTCCCTGCCATGTTACTCTGTGGGACGCCACGAATGATGACCGGGGGAGCTTATCCCCTTTCCTATCGCTTGAACCAGCCACCAAGTGATAGCTCGAGGTTGAGCTCCACGGCTCCTCCATCTCCTCTAGCCTCTACCCCGATGGAGGCGTGTCTCCTTTGCCAATCCTGCATAGAAAGTCCCTCGAATCCATTGCACGTGTAAGTTTATCCCAGGGAGTCTCAGTAAGCAAAAAGCCCTTGCAAGACGGAAAAGAGATAAGTGACGCCGCATGAGCAACCATTCTCGGCCAATAAGAGACAAGGGGCCACCTTTAATCTATTGTAGTGAGTTTACCCCTCCATTCCCCTTGCACCCACCCTCACCCTCTCATCATTGCCATTGCTGGCGCCGCCACAGCCATAGCTTAACATCAACTCTTCCACAGATCATCCACTGTCAGCTTGCCAGCGTTATCCTATTATTCACTCAACTCTCATCTTAGATATCTTGCCAGCATCATCCCCAACTCCTTTGGTCCTACCTCTTAACCCAAAAAATCTAGAATCAAACAAATCCCAAATACTTGAACCCACTAGAAGAGATTAATCTCGCTGGAGTTAAAGACGATGATAAGATATCTCGCCGGAGACAAATATAATGATAGAAATTTTCTGTCGAAGATATAGAGAAGATGATAAAAGATCTGTCGGAACAAAGGAGGGCGACCCAGAGTAGCTtttccaaataaaataaaataaaaatgccaTGATGGTAATTCGAGGTCCTCGGATCCCCTACAATCTACCGAGGGATCGGCCTGCTGCGCAGCCTGTTGGAGTGTTGGGCATCCACCGGTCACGGCGCGCGTCCACGACTCGACCGGCTCAGCTCCAACCGAGGCTGGCGAGCCGACCGCATCCCGCTCGGCTCCCGCCGCGGCTGCGCGGTGCCGCGCAAGCTCGCTCGCACCACGCGTCGGCCGCCGTATCAACACGCGTCACGCCGGAGGCAAGCCCGCCCGCCCGTCTTCGCCATCCCCAGCGGAACCGCATGCCCCAAAAGCGAAACCAACCAGCCCAAAAAGGAGCAGAAAGCTttgcctcctctctctctctctctctctctctcttctctcctGTTCGCCGCTAGAGTCGCCTCGAGGCTGCGGTGAGGAGAAGCGGCAGCGCCTCACCTCTCCAATGGCggcctcctccctcctccttGCAACCTGTGTAAGTCGCCTCTCATCCCGTGTTCTCTGCTCCGGCCCCTCGCCTCTTGTTTGCCGGGAATGGTTGCTCCTGCGGCGTCGCTCAGCTCTTGCCCGTCTTGCAGGCGCTTCTCGTTTACTGAGGCTCCCTGAGACAAGCTTGCGCTCACGATGGAGGGTTTTTCGAGGGACTTGCTGTGTGGGATTGGGAAGGGAGACGCGCCGCCACCGGAGCAGAGGCCGGGGCAGCTGCGCGAGGAGATGGAGGCGGTCGAGCTCAGCCTCGGACTGTCGCTCGGCGGCCGGTTCGGGCTAGACAGGAAGGGGGACAAGCTCCCCCGGTCCTCGTCCGTGGCGGCCATGCTGACGCCGCCGGTGGAGGTGCCGACGCCGCGCGCCCTCCCGCGGACGAGCTCGCTGCCGGTCCTGGCCGAGGCGTCGGAGGTTGCGAAGCAGCAGGGGCTGGCTGGATGGGGTTCTTGCCGTGATGGCGGGGGTCTCGGCGTGGAACACGCGGCGAGGCTGCCGGCGAGCGGGAGCCCTTCCTCTGCCTCTTCGGGAGGTGATGGGCAGAGATTGCAGGGTGCGTGCGGCTTCTCTTTGTGGGGTTTATACTATCTTTAGTATTTTGCTACCCTTGATAGTTAATTTGGCGTTCAGATTCCGTGCTTAGCAGTGCCGATTGTGATCGTTTTGGTAAATGGTAGTAGTTGTGAATTATTTTGCAAAACTGTGTTAACTAATATTTTATTTGCAGAGAACTCTGTTGACTCaggaaattttttgcaaaattgctacagtagctCTTTTGTTTGTATatagcaaatattgtccaactatagactaactaggctcaaaagattcgtctcgtaaatttcgaccaaactgtacaattagtttttatttttgtctatatttaatactccgtgcatgtgtctaaagattcgatgtgacggggaatcttgaaaagttttggggtggaagtaaacaaggcccaaatatcTCTGAGAAAAGAAGTGATGTAACAGTTTGAAGTTTAGTATTTGATATTTCCATGAATACTTAAAGAGTGTATGTACAGAAGCAATACGCACAGATGTATGTCTAAAGTACTTTCAAAACATTATAGTTTTGCTAGTTGTTTTTTAATGAAGTTACTATATAGATTTGTTAATGGCAATGTAGACAGAAAAATACATGTTTTAACGTAACAACCACATTTTGAGAAATCGACATCTCAATGTTGCTTGAAATAAACATCAACAGCTTTTCACAAATTCCAAATATCTGTAAATACTTACTGAATATTGCAGGCACCCTCATGAGAACTAGTTCACTCCCTGCTGCCATTGAGGCTGCTGGCAATGATGAATGGAAGAAACGTAAGGAAGCACAGAGTCTGAAGAGGCTCGAGGTTAAGAAGAAAAGGATTGAGAGGAGGAACTCTCACACTTGCAACACTTCAAAAGAAGCAGCTGGGCAGATTCCAGAAGAGATGAATGCACACACTGACAAATTAGTAGCTTCTGATGAAGCTGTTGTGATGAATAACGAAAATCATAGCAGTGGCAAGCATCTGGTGAAGGGGCTTCCTCCAAAGTACCAGGCTACAATTGCATCACAAGATAGTTTGTCAACAGTGGGAAAGAAGCCAAACTCAGCCTTCAAAGGTATCCCCGTTTGTTTGTTAAGTACACTGTTTAGGTATTCTCAGTATCCATTTCCCATGCTTCCAAGAACATGAATCTTGCCAATGCACCACAGGTGTAATGTATGAATGGACTGGATTGATATTTGTCCTTAAATTAAGACTTTGGGCCCAAAGATCATTGTCTTTTAGTATTTGCGTCTACAATCTTATAAGAACTTATATATATCTGATACATCGAGAGTTTTTACATTTGATATTAGTGGTTATTAGCTAAACAAAGGCTATGTTGTGTTAGAACCTCTGTTGGGTCCTTTCAATAGTCATGAGTGTGCGCTCGTGTTTGTGAGCGCTTGCTTCTGTAACTGGGTttcgccaaaaaaaaaaaacacccaaGACATTTCATGCCAGAAGTGAATCTGGAAGATACAAAATTCTATATTGTTCAGCTCTTATCGATGGAGGCTGGTTTCTTATATTGTTCAGTTATTATAGATGTGAGCTGGCTGTTTGTGTATGATTGAACACTTTCTATTCTAATGGTTCTTCCCTTCAATGATTTTTTGTTATCATTAAGCTCTATATTATACTCATTTCTGATTTTTTTAAGAGCAGCCATCGTTGAGGAGCACAGCCCGTCATCATCTATTCCTTCCTCCGGTGAAGCTATAAGTAGCGTCACGGCAGCAAGTCCACCATCTTCGTCTTTGGCTCACAGAACAGCTACCCTTGGTCCCGCGGGAGATCAAAGCATTTTAGGCAGGGCTGCTTCAAGGGCGAACAGCATGGGGGACGTGGAAAGGAAGATGATGCAGGAGATGCCGGGCGTGTTCACCAAGGGGCTGCCCAATGGCAACAGGGTTGAAGGCTTCCTGTATAAATACAGGAAAGGAGAAGATGTCAGAATCGTATGCATCTGCCATGGAAGCTTCCTTACTCCTTCGGAGTTTGTGGAACACGCCGGAGCCGGCAAAGTAGACAACCCGCTGCGACACATTGTCGTCAACCCTACCCCTACCCCAAACCTGTGAACCTTCGCCAGCAGACCTGTGCAGGCGTCGTGTAGAGTCAGCCTTCAGCCTAGCGTCGAGTAGTCTCATTGTCAGATTGTGTTTGTGGTGCAGTGCTTACTTATGCCCGATTAAATTGGTGGGCATTATGGTAATATAACCTGTTGATAATGTTCTGATCCTTCCTAAACGTAGTTCTGCAACTTCGTTTTACTTGGTAGGTGTTCCAGAAAACGAAGCTCACGATAGTGTGTTAGCGGCCATGACTTCACGCAGGCACATAGCTCCCAATCAGTTTAACTGTCTGAATAACTTAGCGTGTGTTTGGTTTGGGGCTACTAGGGATTGGTTGGATTAATTTGAGGACTACTAGGGAAGGGTTGGATCCAATCCATATTTTTGGGATTTTGTTGGTTGTTCCTAAACTGAGTGATTTGGCTCTGCTCCTTGGTGAGATAGAGATAAATGAACGGAGGGAGTCGTTCAAAGCGTTGGATCCTATCTAGTTCGTTGTGTTTGGCTGATTTTTGGGATAGGTCCACAGTGTTGGATCCGATCCAGTTCTGTGTTTTggttgggttttttttttttataggATCAACCCATCTCGTATTTGGTTCGTGTTTGGTTCGGTTCAGAGGGTTGCATCCGATCCAGTTGTGaggatttgggccttgtttatttctcaaaaaaatttataaaaatttttagattttccgtcacatcaaatcttacagcaaaacattaaatataaataaaaataataactaattatacagtttgtctgtaatttgcgagtcgaatcttttaagcctagttagcctatgattaaataatatttgtcaaatacaaataaaattgctacaaaaattttggaactaaacaagacccaaggtCTGTGTCTGTTTGGTGGTAGAATTTATAGAAGTGGAATGTGACACTGTCTTGTGAGAGAAAATCAGAGGCCCAGTGGCAGTCTCGCGGATGTCTTCCCCTACCTTTTGCGTGCTCTTCTTCTCGGCCCGGCCGCGCACGCCGTCCCCGCCTCAGCTCCCCGGCCATGTGCGCCGCTGCTCGGCCAGGTGCAACTCCGACCAACTCAACCCACTTATCCTCCATCCAAACGCACGATTAGATATGTATTTAAGGTGTAGAGGCTGGAGCATGTTAAGCTCATTCCGCTAGCTAAAGAGTACAAATACACGATAAGCTGACACAGGCAATTCACGGAAACATGTCTGAGAAAAGGCAGAATAGATGGCACAATGATACGCACACTTTATCAATCATCATACGAGTTAGAGCAAGGAAGGGTTTCTACATATGATTACTGATATACAGAACTAAAACTTAGCCGCAGGAACCTGACATCATGAATTAGTCTTAATAACCCTCGCTATTTGCTCAACAAAGCTGCAGAGACAAGGAATCGGAACTGCAATTCTGCAAAGGCTTCATGCTTGAACTGTCATAGCATCTGTTGTGCTTACATCAAGGTGAACCAACATCTACATATCTTACAGAAGTGCTAAAGACCAATGAGAGCAACACA contains:
- the LOC110431775 gene encoding digalactosyldiacylglycerol synthase 2, chloroplastic isoform X1 translates to MSTRRHFAIFTTASLPWMTGTAINPLFRAAYLAKDGDKDVTLVIPWLCLRDQELVYPNNIVFDSPLEHESYVHHWIEERIDFRPSFSIKFYPGKFSKEMRSILPVGDITECIPDEVADIAVLEEPEHLNWYHHGRRWKNKFRRVIGIVHTNYLAYVRREKNGQVIACFLKYANTWVTRIYCHKIIRLSGATQDLPRSVICNVHGVNPKFLEVGKLKLRQLQNGEKAFTKGAYYIGKMVWSKGYRELLDLLSKYQSKLVGLEVDLYGSGEDSDEVCESAKRLSLSINVHPGRDHADPLFHEYKVFINPSTTDVVCTTTAEALAMGKIVICANHSSNEFFKQFPNCRIYDNEDEFVQLTLNALSEQPAPLTDAQRYELSWEAATQRFIEAADINPHVPESRTHQSSRALLPAFLRTRKLKQNLEDASVYLHQALSGLEVTRCAFGAVPKTLQPDEDLCKDLGLAPPVNRKRLKFKMT
- the LOC8085306 gene encoding ninja-family protein 1; this encodes MEGFSRDLLCGIGKGDAPPPEQRPGQLREEMEAVELSLGLSLGGRFGLDRKGDKLPRSSSVAAMLTPPVEVPTPRALPRTSSLPVLAEASEVAKQQGLAGWGSCRDGGGLGVEHAARLPASGSPSSASSGGDGQRLQGTLMRTSSLPAAIEAAGNDEWKKRKEAQSLKRLEVKKKRIERRNSHTCNTSKEAAGQIPEEMNAHTDKLVASDEAVVMNNENHSSGKHLVKGLPPKYQATIASQDSLSTVGKKPNSAFKAIVEEHSPSSSIPSSGEAISSVTAASPPSSSLAHRTATLGPAGDQSILGRAASRANSMGDVERKMMQEMPGVFTKGLPNGNRVEGFLYKYRKGEDVRIVCICHGSFLTPSEFVEHAGAGKVDNPLRHIVVNPTPTPNL
- the LOC110431775 gene encoding digalactosyldiacylglycerol synthase 2, chloroplastic isoform X2; the encoded protein is MSTRRHFAIFTTASLPWMTGTAINPLFRAAYLAKDGDKDVTLVIPWLCLRDQELVYPNNIVFDSPLEHESYVHHWIEERIDFRPSFSIKFYPGKFSKEMRSILPVGDITECIPDEVADIAVLEEPEHLNWYHHGRRWKNKFRRVIGIVHTNYLAYVRREKNGQVIACFLKYANTWVTRIYCHKIVRCHPRSAQNGEKAFTKGAYYIGKMVWSKGYRELLDLLSKYQSKLVGLEVDLYGSGEDSDEVCESAKRLSLSINVHPGRDHADPLFHEYKVFINPSTTDVVCTTTAEALAMGKIVICANHSSNEFFKQFPNCRIYDNEDEFVQLTLNALSEQPAPLTDAQRYELSWEAATQRFIEAADINPHVPESRTHQSSRALLPAFLRTRKLKQNLEDASVYLHQALSGLEVTRCAFGAVPKTLQPDEDLCKDLGLAPPVNRKRLKFKMT